In Candidatus Methylarchaceae archaeon HK02M2, the genomic window CATGTAGTTCTTCGCGTGCATAAAGTATACCTACTCCGGTTGGACCGAGCATTTTATGGCCTGAAAAGGCCAAATAATCACACCCAATTTTCTGAACATCGACTTTCAAGTGGGGTATCGATTGGGCGGCATCAATAAGCATCTGAGCACCGTGTTCATGTGCGATCTGGGCTACTTCCCTAACTGGGGTTATCACGCCTAGAATGTTTGAGACATGAGTCATTGCTACCAAACATGTTTTATCATCTATCGCTTTTTCGAAATCAGAAATATCGAATACTCCCTCCTTGTTTGGTCTAACAATTTCTAAATCGACCCCATATCGTTGTTTAAGACGTAACCAGACTATGAAGTTAGAGTGATGCTCGATAAGTGTAGTGACGATTTTTTGTCCTCTTTTCCAGTTTAATCCGTTCGCAACGATGTTTATACCTTCTGTAGTGTTCTTGGTCGTTATTATTTCGGTTTCAGACCTGGCATTAATAAATTCAGCAATCTTTAGGTGAGCTTTTTCGTACTCTTCGCTTGCTTTCTGAGAGAGCCTGTGTACGCCCCGTTCTATATTTGCACGATAATTGTGGTAAAACTCCAACATCTTGTTAAGCACCGGTTCCGGTGTCAAGCTTGTAGCTGCGTTGTCAAAGTAAATGATACCAGAATTCAATAAAGGGAAATCTTGCCTAATCCTCTGCACATCTAGCAATTTTTAAACCTCTACTCAATTCCTATAACAATTAAAAAATATAATGCCGATGTTTTCAGGGTCGAATAGTCCTAGAAAGCTCCGCCAATGGATGACCTTTTGAAGTCATGGAGAAAACCTTCTCCCATCCAAAGGGGGCTTTGTCTACTGTATAATCAAGAGAAGCGAGATTGTCATATATGCGTTTTATGATATATGATCCTATATCTGGACTACAAATTTCGTCGGAAAGGTGTACGAAGGGGAAAATGATGATGTTTTTTATGCCCATCTTGTTTGAAACATTTACGATCTCCCCACTCCCTTTGATCACTACTTTTTGGGGGTTTTTTTCGTCTACTTTTTCCGCAGTTACGAAAACTACCAATGCATCCTTAAAAGCACAACTCTTACATCCATTTGGGAGTTCTTCAGCTACCTTAGTTCTCCGAGTTGTAAGATATGAGAAGTAATCGCAGTGGATCAAGAGCATTTTCAAACTCACTTCCCTCCTAAAATATATATTCTATAACATAGTTATATATTAATTATATTGAGATTTTCTCAACCACACAACCAAAATATAAAACCCCATAATTTTTTAGATCCATTGAATTTTCCCGAAGAAGCTCAACCCCCACTAACAGCCGGAATGATAAGAACCTCATCTTTATCTTCTAATACTGTATCGAGGTAGTTAAGGAAGCGGACATCTTTGCCATTAACATAGATATTGATGAACCTTTTTAGATTTCCAGCTGCGTCTAAAAGTTTCGCCTTAAACCTGTTTCCCCATCTCTCATAAAAACCATCTAGTGCCTCCTTTAGTGTTGATGCTTCTACTTCTACCTCTTTTTCTCCAGTTACGTTCACTAAAGCACCATAAAAAATGGTTTTAACCTTACTCATTTTTTATATCTCCTTGCCTTATGATCTTTTCTAGCGACTCTAAATTAGGCTCGATCACAAAGGGTTCCGGAATATGATCTAAAATAGTCTCGGCTGCTTTGAATCCATTACCAGTAACGCAACAAACAACCTCCTCATCTGGCGATATCTCTCCAAGTTCAACAAGTTTCTTTAAAACAGCCACTGTCACTCCACCGGCAGGCTCGGCGAATATCCCCTCTGTTTTCGCTAAAAGTTGGATTGCGTTCAATATTTCAATGTCTGTAACTGATTCACCAACACCACCAGATTCTCGTATAGCATTTA contains:
- a CDS encoding MoaD family protein, with product MSKVKTIFYGALVNVTGEKEVEVEASTLKEALDGFYERWGNRFKAKLLDAAGNLKRFINIYVNGKDVRFLNYLDTVLEDKDEVLIIPAVSGG
- a CDS encoding cysteine desulfurase, translated to MQRIRQDFPLLNSGIIYFDNAATSLTPEPVLNKMLEFYHNYRANIERGVHRLSQKASEEYEKAHLKIAEFINARSETEIITTKNTTEGINIVANGLNWKRGQKIVTTLIEHHSNFIVWLRLKQRYGVDLEIVRPNKEGVFDISDFEKAIDDKTCLVAMTHVSNILGVITPVREVAQIAHEHGAQMLIDAAQSIPHLKVDVQKIGCDYLAFSGHKMLGPTGVGILYAREELHEDIEPTTIGGGTIEDVGLDYYRLNESPQRFEAGTPPIAEIIGLGKATDYLREIGMGSIKTHEEELTKRMYHGLREIPQVEIYGPENLEKRIGIVSFNVQDQNPHNVALALDISRNIMVRSGHHCTIPLMKIFLNRPRGSVRASTYLYNTKEEVNVLISAVEEISKSQGSRLTREKHEN